In one Agrobacterium tumefaciens genomic region, the following are encoded:
- the serS gene encoding serine--tRNA ligase gives MHDIKWIRENPEAFDAALARRGAEPAASGLIALDEKRRSVIQSLQDMQSRRNAASKEIGAAMAQKNMELAEKLKAEVADIKENMPRAEEEDRQVTAELNDALSRLPNMPFDDVPDGKDEHDNVVARVVGQKPGWNHEAKEHFEIGEALGYMDFERAVKLSGSRFTVLTSQLARLERALGQFMIDLHTSEHGYTEVSSPLMVRDEAMFGTGQLPKFSEDLFKTTDGRWLIPTAEVTLTNLVSGEILEQEKLPLRFTALTPSFRSEAGSAGRDTRGMLRQHQFWKCELVSITDAESAVAEHERMTACAEEVLKRLGLHFRTMTLCTGDMGFGARKTYDLEVWLPGQNTYREISSCSVCGDFQARRMNARYRGKDDKATKFVHTLNGSGTAVGRCLIAVLENYLNDDGSVTIPEVLLPYMGGLTRIEKAA, from the coding sequence ATGCACGACATTAAATGGATACGTGAAAACCCCGAAGCCTTTGATGCGGCTCTTGCACGGCGCGGCGCCGAACCTGCCGCCAGCGGCCTGATCGCTCTCGATGAAAAGCGCCGTTCCGTCATCCAGTCCCTGCAGGACATGCAGTCCCGCCGCAATGCCGCCTCCAAGGAAATCGGCGCCGCCATGGCGCAGAAGAACATGGAGCTTGCGGAAAAGCTCAAGGCCGAAGTCGCCGACATCAAGGAAAACATGCCGCGCGCCGAGGAGGAGGACCGCCAGGTCACCGCCGAGCTGAACGACGCCCTGTCGCGCCTGCCGAACATGCCCTTCGACGATGTGCCTGATGGCAAGGACGAACACGACAATGTGGTGGCCCGCGTGGTCGGCCAGAAGCCCGGCTGGAACCATGAGGCCAAGGAGCATTTCGAGATCGGCGAGGCGCTCGGCTACATGGATTTCGAGCGTGCGGTCAAGCTTTCCGGCTCGCGCTTCACCGTTTTGACCAGCCAGCTGGCGCGTCTGGAACGGGCGCTCGGCCAGTTCATGATCGATCTGCACACCTCGGAACATGGCTATACGGAAGTCTCCTCGCCACTGATGGTGCGTGACGAGGCGATGTTCGGGACCGGGCAATTGCCGAAATTCTCCGAGGACCTGTTCAAGACCACCGATGGCCGCTGGCTGATCCCGACGGCGGAAGTGACGCTGACCAACCTCGTGTCGGGTGAAATCCTCGAGCAGGAGAAACTGCCGCTGCGCTTCACCGCGCTTACCCCGTCCTTCCGTTCGGAAGCGGGCTCCGCTGGCCGCGATACGCGCGGCATGCTGCGCCAGCACCAGTTCTGGAAGTGCGAGCTTGTCTCCATTACCGATGCGGAAAGCGCTGTCGCCGAACATGAGCGCATGACGGCCTGCGCCGAAGAGGTGCTGAAGCGTCTCGGCCTGCATTTCCGCACCATGACGCTGTGCACCGGTGATATGGGCTTTGGCGCGCGCAAGACGTATGATCTGGAAGTCTGGCTGCCCGGCCAGAACACCTATCGCGAAATCTCGTCCTGCTCGGTCTGCGGCGATTTCCAGGCGCGGCGCATGAATGCCCGTTATCGCGGCAAGGACGACAAGGCGACGAAGTTCGTGCACACGCTGAACGGCTCCGGCACGGCTGTCGGCCGCTGCCTGATCGCGGTTCTCGAAAATTATCTCAATGACGACGGTTCCGTCACAATTCCAGAGGTGCTGCTGCCCTATATGGGCGGTCTGACGCGCATCGAGAAGGCGGCCTGA
- the tatC gene encoding twin-arginine translocase subunit TatC, translating to MSGDIEDKPQPLIEHLMELRTRLIWALGAFFIAFIGCFAVAKHLFNLLVIPYKWAVIWAGLDVTKSSLIYTAPQEFFFTQIKVAMFGAMVISFPVIASQLYKFVAPGLYKNERAAFLPFLIASPILFLIGAALVYFFFTPMVMWFFLAMQQLPEDGEVAISLMPKVSEYLSLIMTLVLSFGLVFQLPVVTTLLARVGLLTSDWLREKRKFAIVMAFVVAAVLTPPDPMSQIGLALPAIILYEISIYMARLVERKRAAESKSTELEET from the coding sequence ATGAGCGGGGACATCGAGGATAAGCCGCAGCCGCTGATCGAGCATCTCATGGAGTTGCGCACGCGGCTGATCTGGGCGCTCGGCGCATTCTTCATCGCCTTCATCGGCTGTTTCGCCGTTGCCAAACATCTCTTCAACCTGCTCGTCATTCCTTACAAGTGGGCGGTTATCTGGGCCGGGCTGGATGTGACGAAATCGTCGCTGATCTATACCGCGCCCCAGGAATTCTTCTTCACGCAGATCAAGGTTGCGATGTTCGGCGCCATGGTGATCTCCTTTCCGGTAATCGCCTCGCAGCTCTACAAGTTTGTGGCCCCCGGTCTTTACAAGAATGAGCGCGCCGCTTTCCTGCCGTTTCTGATCGCGTCGCCGATCCTTTTCCTCATCGGTGCGGCGCTCGTCTATTTCTTCTTCACGCCCATGGTCATGTGGTTCTTCCTCGCCATGCAGCAATTGCCCGAGGATGGCGAGGTGGCGATTTCGCTGATGCCGAAGGTGTCGGAATATCTCAGCCTCATCATGACGCTGGTTCTGTCCTTCGGTCTGGTGTTCCAGCTGCCGGTGGTTACCACGCTTCTGGCCCGCGTCGGGCTTCTGACCAGCGACTGGCTGCGCGAGAAGCGCAAGTTCGCCATCGTCATGGCCTTCGTGGTCGCGGCCGTGCTGACGCCGCCCGATCCGATGTCCCAGATCGGTCTTGCGCTGCCTGCGATCATTCTCTACGAGATTTCCATCTACATGGCTCGACTCGTGGAGAGGAAACGTGCGGCGGAATCCAAAAGCACGGAGCTGGAAGAGACCTGA
- the tatB gene encoding twin-arginine translocase subunit TatB: MFDIGWSELLVIAVVLIVVVGPKDLPPMIRAFGKTMAGLRKMAGEFRTQFDEALKEADMDDVRQTISDVRNLNPTNSLRDAMNPLRQLGNEIKSDLQKATAAPDSLSSTAAPATSEPVAPLVSVPEPEMKLPDAPPVAASAPAASAPVAAVAAAEEKPKRARAKSVATVEAEAVAAKPKRTVRSKAVEAPEESAVSKPAAKAVVKKAAVKKTAAEKAVVEAKPAKPARTKAAKPKKDEA, translated from the coding sequence ATGTTTGATATCGGCTGGAGCGAGCTTCTGGTGATTGCGGTCGTGCTGATCGTGGTCGTCGGACCGAAAGACTTGCCGCCCATGATCCGCGCCTTCGGTAAAACGATGGCCGGCCTTCGCAAGATGGCGGGGGAATTCCGCACGCAGTTCGATGAGGCCTTGAAAGAGGCTGATATGGACGATGTGCGGCAGACGATCTCGGATGTCCGCAATCTCAATCCGACCAATTCGCTGCGCGACGCGATGAACCCACTTCGCCAGCTCGGAAACGAGATCAAGTCCGATCTCCAGAAGGCGACGGCTGCACCTGATTCCCTGTCTTCGACAGCAGCACCGGCGACGAGCGAGCCGGTTGCGCCGCTGGTCAGCGTGCCCGAGCCCGAGATGAAGCTTCCGGATGCGCCGCCTGTCGCGGCCTCCGCACCTGCGGCATCTGCGCCGGTTGCCGCAGTTGCGGCAGCGGAAGAAAAACCGAAACGCGCGCGTGCGAAATCGGTTGCGACCGTCGAAGCCGAGGCGGTGGCCGCCAAGCCGAAACGCACCGTGCGCAGCAAGGCTGTCGAAGCGCCTGAAGAATCTGCTGTTTCGAAGCCTGCCGCGAAGGCCGTCGTCAAGAAGGCTGCCGTCAAGAAAACGGCGGCGGAGAAGGCGGTGGTAGAAGCCAAGCCGGCCAAACCGGCAAGAACAAAGGCTGCAAAGCCCAAAAAGGATGAAGCATGA
- a CDS encoding twin-arginine translocase TatA/TatE family subunit, with translation MGSFSVWHWLIVLVIVLVLFGRGKIPELMGDVAKGIKSFKKGMSDEDQTPPPADANAKTVDHKADEIK, from the coding sequence ATGGGTTCTTTTAGTGTGTGGCATTGGCTCATCGTTCTGGTGATCGTTCTCGTCCTTTTCGGACGTGGCAAGATTCCGGAATTGATGGGTGATGTTGCGAAGGGCATCAAGAGCTTCAAGAAGGGCATGTCCGACGAAGACCAGACGCCGCCGCCGGCCGATGCCAATGCGAAGACTGTCGACCACAAGGCTGACGAGATCAAGTAA
- the scpB gene encoding SMC-Scp complex subunit ScpB: MTNDDETGEAAIVTDGVGFEPTVFSERQLKEAERITEALVFASAEPVSVGFIAERLPRGMDVAAILHRLKAAYGDRGVNLVQVGGQWAFRTAGDLSFVIRTEEKEPKKLSRAALEVLAIIAYHQPVTRAEIEEIRGVQTSRGTLDVLMEAGWVRFRGRRRTPGRPVTIGTTVEFLDHFGLEELRDLPGLEELKGAGLLSGRIPSNFGVPLPMMSDELREDEDPITQLDLEELGLLAPGGGDGDE, translated from the coding sequence ATGACGAATGACGACGAGACCGGCGAAGCGGCGATCGTGACAGATGGGGTGGGATTCGAACCCACGGTATTTTCCGAACGGCAGCTGAAGGAAGCCGAGCGGATCACCGAGGCCTTGGTTTTTGCTTCGGCCGAGCCGGTTTCGGTGGGGTTCATTGCCGAGCGCCTGCCACGCGGCATGGATGTCGCAGCCATTCTGCACCGGCTCAAGGCCGCCTATGGTGATCGAGGCGTCAATCTCGTGCAGGTCGGCGGGCAATGGGCTTTTCGCACGGCGGGCGATCTTTCCTTCGTCATCCGCACGGAGGAGAAGGAGCCGAAGAAGCTGTCGCGCGCGGCGCTGGAAGTTCTGGCGATTATCGCATATCATCAGCCGGTGACACGCGCCGAAATCGAGGAAATTCGCGGCGTGCAGACCTCGCGCGGCACGCTTGATGTGCTGATGGAAGCGGGTTGGGTGCGTTTCAGGGGCCGCAGGCGTACGCCTGGCAGGCCGGTGACGATCGGCACCACGGTGGAGTTTCTCGATCATTTCGGCCTTGAGGAATTGCGCGACCTGCCGGGGCTTGAAGAGCTGAAGGGGGCAGGGCTGCTTTCTGGCCGAATTCCATCCAATTTCGGAGTGCCCCTGCCGATGATGAGCGATGAATTGCGTGAGGACGAAGACCCGATCACGCAGCTCGATCTGGAAGAACTGGGCCTGCTTGCGCCCGGCGGCGGCGATGGCGATGAATGA